The Planctomycetota bacterium genome window below encodes:
- a CDS encoding GAF domain-containing protein yields MAMTREWLSSIFEISKSINATVELNDILDVIAKEVRRLTAFDRLVLGLLDEAGRHLRLLVPVSHPGTTRSSGALIDLEGHVLGEVVQSRQPLAIADLRVESRFPGDLPLVEEGVISCLALPLVSSQRVLGALAFARRTLDPFTATDIELLASIAEQVTVAIDRGKLFDAERKRSHHLAIINQVARRALSILDLDALLAETAVLIQQQFAYYDVSIFLVDRPANEVVLRAQAGAYKAASVIGYRQAIGVGMVGWAAKTGETLLADDVTRDPHYILAFEGERSSRSELVVPIKIAGDVVGVINIECTEQGAFDLTDATALETLADQVAQAIENVRLYDEMRYLKELDESILAAIPSSVLVVDRVRTIVAANAAASQLVQHPREELIGQSLDHFLEFDPTFAPSLHRAIEALIDGEGPRTFPAVPIALPRGRCIADIHLSPVARRAQRRALVFINDITDRRLAQEALLREKQKLDDVVSAMGAGLALIDPDLTIAWCNKTINRWFGNDSSLVGQKCHILHSSQQLPCPNCRALLTFTTGEAQSDTQCRHSERLGTRHFQNIFAPIRDAAGNVTQILMLASDVTEHVQNIERLALLHKLSQVMQGVVELDRLLHMVLVCVTAGPGLGFNRAFLLLVNEDRTLLEGQLGVGPTSHEEASRIWRELSQRAQTLDDLLATVDAARTAEGNAMRYLARQIHMPLSDTQQVPVRALVEQRPLLVANADLGVSPSLRSLLWARQCVCVPLIARDDALGVIIADNAFTDHPIGEREVEMLQTFANHAGLAIAAATAYKRLEEKVAELEETRDRLVRSERLAVVGRLAAHVAHEIRNPLATIGGFSRAILRATTNAPKVERNARIILEEVERLEQILANVMNFSKPGTPVLRERDLNESVEALCSFHENVFAERHIVVHKKLDPNCPLLRFDPEQIRQVLLNLCQNAIESMPNGGELTITTRALADRVEVVLTDTGQGMSESVRENLFQPFFTTKVGGTGLGLSVSQKIIHDHGGEILVDSAPGAGSSFTLSLPIPEKETH; encoded by the coding sequence ATGGCGATGACCCGCGAGTGGCTGAGCAGCATCTTCGAGATCTCGAAGAGCATCAATGCCACGGTCGAGCTCAATGACATCCTGGACGTGATCGCCAAGGAGGTCCGCCGCCTCACGGCCTTCGACCGCCTCGTCCTGGGCCTCCTTGACGAAGCCGGGCGCCATCTCAGGCTCCTGGTTCCCGTCTCGCACCCGGGCACCACGCGCTCCAGCGGAGCGCTCATAGACCTCGAGGGTCACGTGCTGGGCGAGGTTGTTCAGAGCCGCCAGCCCCTGGCCATCGCGGACCTGCGCGTTGAGTCTCGCTTTCCGGGCGACCTCCCGCTCGTCGAGGAGGGCGTGATCTCCTGCCTCGCACTGCCCCTGGTTTCGAGCCAGCGCGTCCTGGGCGCCCTTGCTTTTGCGCGCCGAACACTCGACCCCTTTACCGCCACCGACATCGAGCTTCTGGCCAGCATCGCCGAGCAGGTGACGGTGGCCATTGACCGCGGCAAGCTCTTCGACGCCGAGCGCAAGCGGTCGCATCACCTCGCCATCATTAATCAGGTGGCGCGGCGCGCCCTCAGTATTCTGGACCTCGACGCCCTGCTGGCCGAGACCGCGGTGCTGATCCAGCAGCAGTTCGCCTACTACGATGTTTCGATTTTCCTGGTGGACCGGCCGGCCAACGAGGTCGTCTTGCGCGCCCAAGCGGGCGCCTATAAGGCGGCCTCGGTCATCGGCTATCGCCAAGCCATCGGCGTCGGCATGGTCGGCTGGGCGGCCAAGACCGGCGAGACACTGCTCGCCGACGATGTCACCCGCGACCCCCACTATATCCTGGCCTTCGAGGGCGAGCGCTCGTCGCGCTCGGAACTCGTCGTCCCCATCAAGATCGCGGGGGACGTCGTCGGGGTCATCAACATCGAGTGCACGGAACAGGGAGCCTTCGATCTCACGGACGCGACGGCGCTCGAGACCCTTGCCGACCAGGTGGCGCAAGCGATCGAGAACGTCCGCCTGTACGACGAGATGCGCTATCTCAAAGAGCTCGACGAGAGCATCCTGGCCGCCATCCCTTCCTCAGTGCTGGTCGTAGATCGCGTTCGCACCATCGTGGCCGCCAACGCCGCCGCCAGCCAGCTAGTGCAGCACCCGCGCGAGGAGTTGATCGGCCAGAGTCTCGACCACTTCCTCGAGTTCGACCCCACCTTCGCCCCGTCGCTGCATCGGGCCATCGAGGCCCTCATTGACGGCGAGGGGCCGCGGACCTTCCCCGCCGTCCCCATCGCACTGCCCCGTGGCAGGTGCATCGCGGACATTCATCTCAGCCCTGTCGCCCGGCGCGCCCAACGGCGAGCGCTGGTGTTCATCAACGACATCACCGACCGCCGCCTCGCGCAAGAGGCCCTCCTGCGTGAGAAGCAGAAGCTGGACGACGTCGTTTCGGCCATGGGGGCGGGCCTCGCCCTGATCGACCCCGACCTCACCATCGCGTGGTGCAACAAGACCATCAACCGCTGGTTCGGCAACGACAGCTCCCTCGTGGGCCAGAAATGCCACATTCTCCACTCGAGCCAGCAGCTCCCCTGCCCCAACTGCCGAGCGCTGCTGACGTTCACGACCGGTGAAGCACAGTCCGACACCCAATGCAGACACAGCGAGCGCCTCGGCACGCGTCACTTCCAGAACATCTTCGCCCCGATCCGCGACGCCGCCGGCAACGTCACCCAGATTCTGATGCTCGCCTCCGATGTGACCGAGCACGTGCAGAACATCGAGCGCCTCGCCCTCCTCCACAAGCTGAGCCAGGTCATGCAGGGCGTTGTGGAGCTGGACCGCCTCCTTCACATGGTGCTCGTCTGCGTCACGGCGGGCCCTGGCCTGGGCTTCAACCGAGCGTTCCTGCTCCTGGTGAATGAGGACCGCACCCTGCTCGAGGGCCAACTGGGCGTCGGGCCGACTTCTCACGAGGAGGCATCGAGAATCTGGCGCGAACTCTCCCAGCGGGCGCAGACGCTCGACGATCTGCTGGCGACGGTGGACGCGGCGAGGACAGCGGAGGGGAACGCCATGCGCTATCTGGCCCGCCAGATTCACATGCCGCTCTCCGACACCCAGCAGGTGCCCGTGCGCGCCCTCGTGGAGCAGCGCCCGCTCCTGGTGGCCAACGCCGACCTCGGGGTGAGCCCCTCCCTGCGGTCGCTTCTCTGGGCGCGGCAGTGTGTCTGCGTGCCCCTGATCGCGCGCGACGACGCGTTGGGCGTCATCATTGCCGACAACGCCTTCACCGACCATCCCATCGGCGAGCGCGAGGTCGAAATGCTTCAGACCTTCGCCAACCATGCCGGCCTGGCCATCGCGGCGGCCACCGCCTACAAACGCCTGGAGGAGAAAGTCGCCGAACTCGAGGAGACGCGCGACCGCCTCGTCCGCTCCGAGCGCCTCGCGGTCGTCGGCAGGCTGGCCGCCCACGTGGCCCACGAGATCCGCAATCCCCTGGCCACCATCGGCGGCTTCTCCCGCGCGATCCTCCGAGCCACCACCAACGCACCCAAAGTCGAACGCAACGCGCGAATCATCCTCGAAGAGGTGGAACGCCTGGAGCAAATCCTGGCCAATGTGATGAACTTCTCGAAGCCCGGCACCCCGGTCCTCCGCGAACGCGACCTCAACGAGTCGGTCGAGGCCCTCTGCTCCTTCCACGAGAACGTGTTCGCCGAACGCCACATCGTCGTGCACAAGAAGCTCGACCCCAACTGCCCGCTCCTGCGCTTCGACCCGGAGCAGATCCGCCAGGTGCTGCTCAACCTCTGCCAGAACGCCATCGAATCCATGCCCAACGGCGGAGAACTCACCATCACCACCCGAGCCCTCGCGGACCGGGTTGAGGTGGTGCTTACGGACACAGGACAAGGCATGTCCGAGAGCGTCCGCGAGAACCTGTTCCAGCCGTTCTTCACCACCAAAGTCGGCGGCACAGGGCTGGGGCTCTCCGTCAGCCAGAAGATCATCCACGACCATGGCGGAGAGATCCTGGTTGACAGCGCACCGGGCGCGGGCAGCTCCTTCACGCTCTCGCTGCCCATTCCCGAGAAAGAAACGCATTGA
- a CDS encoding glycosyltransferase family 2 protein codes for MIDLSVLIPTYNEAANIRRTAEATLAWLRQQGMTWELLLVDDGSTDDTPAIERELAAGTPGVRHLPCSPNRGKGYVVRHGMLAATGDIRLFLDADYSTPIDEFERLRPLLASGCDIAIGTRRVPDARIETRPPAHRHILGEFYVRLARGILGSRVTDFNCGFKAFRGPAAERLFSLSRRDDWSFDAEVLVLAERLGYRIGEAPVRWAHVQATSKVRPLRDGWRSLLALFQIGRDIRLGRYPGVR; via the coding sequence CCGCACTGCGGAGGCGACGCTCGCATGGCTGCGGCAGCAGGGCATGACCTGGGAACTGCTCCTCGTGGACGACGGGAGCACGGATGACACGCCGGCGATCGAACGCGAACTCGCCGCAGGGACGCCGGGCGTCCGGCATCTCCCGTGCTCGCCCAATCGGGGGAAGGGCTATGTCGTGCGCCACGGGATGTTGGCGGCGACAGGCGACATCCGCCTTTTCCTCGACGCCGACTATTCAACGCCCATTGACGAGTTCGAGCGCCTCCGGCCGCTCCTGGCGTCAGGCTGCGACATTGCGATCGGCACGCGGCGCGTCCCGGACGCCCGCATCGAGACGCGGCCGCCTGCCCACCGCCACATCCTCGGCGAGTTCTACGTCAGGCTCGCTCGCGGCATCCTGGGCAGCCGTGTGACCGACTTCAACTGCGGCTTCAAGGCCTTCCGTGGCCCCGCCGCCGAGCGCCTCTTCAGCCTCTCGCGCCGAGACGACTGGAGTTTCGACGCGGAGGTCCTCGTCCTCGCCGAGCGCCTCGGGTACCGCATCGGCGAGGCGCCGGTCCGCTGGGCGCATGTCCAGGCCACTTCGAAGGTTCGGCCGCTGCGCGACGGCTGGCGCTCGCTGCTGGCACTGTTCCAGATAGGCCGGGACATCCGCCTGGGTCGCTACCCAGGGGTCCGCTGA
- the glgA gene encoding glycogen synthase GlgA — MRILFVSAEVVPFAKTGGLADVAGAIPSALRALGNDVAVIMPYYQSARQKFADRVADTGLRLSAPLGAETHTAALLRTTLPGSDVPVYLVDHPPFYDRPQLYGTPAGDYPDNAERFIFFSRAVLAATRALNWAPDIYHCNDWQAALVPVYLRAAHSADRFYHNSHSILTIHNLAYQGVFPREAFALTGLDWSHFTWRELEFYGKLNLLKGGLVAADLLTTVSRRYAKEIQTREYGCGLEGVLADRSAHLHGIINGIDYTVWDPATDPYLPAPYSPDDLAGKAVCKRKVQELSGLPPRDVPLLGIVSRLDEQKGLDLVASILPNLVELDTQFVLLGTGKQSLQDLFADFARRYPRHVAAHLTFSNELAHQIEAGCDMYLMPSRYEPCGLNQLYSLRYGTAPIVRKTGGLADTITNCTPTSLAKGTANGFSFETYAAPALLHAVRRALRLYSNPRAWRRLIQTGMRQDWSWNKSAREYQALYLKVHS; from the coding sequence GTGAGAATCCTCTTCGTTAGCGCCGAGGTCGTCCCCTTCGCCAAGACCGGCGGGCTGGCCGACGTCGCCGGAGCCATCCCCAGTGCGCTCCGCGCGCTCGGCAACGACGTCGCGGTCATCATGCCCTACTACCAGTCGGCCCGTCAGAAGTTCGCGGATCGAGTGGCCGACACGGGGCTGCGCCTCTCGGCCCCCCTGGGCGCCGAGACCCATACCGCAGCCCTGCTCCGTACCACCCTGCCGGGGAGCGACGTCCCCGTCTATCTGGTGGACCACCCGCCCTTCTACGATCGGCCGCAGCTCTACGGCACCCCCGCCGGCGACTACCCCGACAACGCCGAGCGCTTCATCTTCTTCTCGCGAGCCGTGCTGGCGGCGACACGGGCGCTCAACTGGGCGCCCGACATCTACCACTGCAACGACTGGCAGGCGGCGCTCGTGCCCGTGTACCTGAGGGCCGCGCACTCTGCCGACCGCTTCTATCACAACTCTCACTCAATCCTCACGATCCATAACCTGGCCTATCAGGGGGTGTTCCCTCGCGAGGCATTCGCGCTCACGGGCCTCGACTGGTCCCACTTCACCTGGCGGGAACTCGAGTTCTACGGGAAGCTCAACCTGCTCAAGGGCGGCCTCGTTGCCGCCGACCTGCTCACCACCGTCTCCCGCCGTTACGCCAAGGAGATCCAGACCAGGGAATATGGCTGTGGCCTCGAGGGGGTGCTCGCCGACCGGTCAGCCCACTTGCACGGGATCATCAACGGCATTGACTACACCGTCTGGGACCCGGCGACGGACCCGTACCTGCCGGCCCCGTACAGCCCAGACGACCTCGCGGGCAAGGCGGTGTGCAAGCGCAAAGTCCAGGAACTCTCGGGCCTGCCGCCACGCGATGTGCCTCTCCTGGGCATCGTGTCGCGCCTCGACGAACAGAAGGGGCTGGACCTGGTCGCATCCATCCTCCCCAACCTCGTCGAGCTGGACACTCAGTTCGTACTCCTGGGGACGGGCAAGCAATCTCTCCAGGATCTCTTCGCCGACTTCGCCAGGCGGTACCCGCGCCACGTTGCCGCGCACCTGACCTTCAGCAACGAGCTGGCCCACCAGATCGAGGCCGGCTGCGACATGTATCTCATGCCCTCCCGCTACGAACCGTGCGGGCTCAACCAGCTCTACAGCCTCAGATATGGCACGGCCCCCATCGTGCGCAAGACCGGGGGCCTCGCCGACACGATCACGAACTGCACTCCGACCAGCCTGGCCAAGGGCACGGCCAATGGCTTCAGCTTCGAGACCTATGCCGCCCCTGCCCTCTTGCATGCCGTGCGGCGCGCCCTGCGGCTCTACAGCAACCCGCGCGCCTGGCGCCGACTCATCCAGACGGGCATGCGGCAGGACTGGTCGTGGAACAAGAGCGCCCGGGAGTACCAGGCCCTCTACCTGAAGGTCCACTCCTGA
- a CDS encoding glycoside hydrolase family 57 protein, whose translation MGDLYFCLLWHHHQPCYREGPEGPYAMPWVRLHGIKDYYGMAWLARQHPEVHLTFNLVPSLIAQLDDYASGTAEEGALRLTAKPAADLTPSEVQFLLNEFFHANRDTMIRPHPRYFELLMKRRFATKMASQVAAEFSQRDLLDLQVWATLAWFFPRLLRDDPVLRALVAKGRYFTEDDKAAMLAKQREVLAAIVPMYRALQDRGSAELTVSPFYHPILPLLCRMESAREALPKLTLPRRMADFTEDARVQVKRAVEAHRAHFGGAPRGMWPSEGAVSPEVPPLAREAGIQWLATDEGILCRSLGCALHRDSSGLLAEWPQLYQPYRTAAGGADIAIIFRDRVLSDLIGFQYYHRPPQEAARDFVGRLLAIRRAADGKDTLVAVILDGENAWEYYRNSGEDFLHELYSLLGGTPGIRPLTVSEALEALPPRATLPRLFPGSWINSDFGVWIGHAEDRRAWELLAAARDFLAARSAAAPDTPGLAAAWEELYVAEGSDWFWWYGDDRSSLQDAEFDRLFRQHLANIYRLLGERVPDELAEPISQPHALLFRQPTAFIRPAVDGSGGGFFDWAGAGLYTRTHDFGVMQKGTPDVIQRIHFGFDEREFYLRLDFVADLLQNLHGPARVLLCFSEPRDLNVEVGVLGSPPLRVRLDGHDAPECRAAQREVLEVACPFDALGFRPREPVRFHVRLMSDGVLVERAPRAGVLAFEVPTPDFEREMWQA comes from the coding sequence ATGGGCGACCTCTACTTCTGCCTGCTCTGGCACCATCACCAGCCCTGCTACAGGGAAGGCCCCGAAGGGCCTTACGCCATGCCCTGGGTCCGCCTGCACGGCATCAAGGACTACTACGGCATGGCCTGGCTTGCGCGGCAGCATCCCGAGGTGCACCTGACGTTCAACCTGGTTCCCAGCCTGATCGCCCAGCTTGACGACTACGCGTCCGGCACGGCCGAGGAGGGCGCCCTCCGGCTGACGGCCAAGCCTGCCGCCGATCTCACGCCCTCCGAGGTGCAATTCCTGCTGAACGAGTTTTTCCACGCCAACCGCGACACGATGATCCGTCCCCACCCCCGCTACTTCGAGCTGTTGATGAAGCGCCGCTTCGCGACGAAGATGGCGTCGCAGGTGGCGGCGGAGTTCTCGCAGCGGGACTTGTTGGACCTGCAAGTGTGGGCCACGCTGGCCTGGTTTTTCCCGCGGTTGCTGCGCGACGATCCGGTTCTCCGCGCCCTCGTGGCAAAGGGGCGCTACTTCACGGAAGACGACAAGGCAGCGATGCTCGCGAAACAGCGCGAGGTGCTGGCGGCGATTGTGCCCATGTACCGCGCACTTCAGGATCGCGGCAGCGCCGAACTGACGGTCTCGCCGTTCTACCACCCCATTCTGCCGTTGCTCTGCCGGATGGAGTCGGCGCGCGAAGCGCTCCCCAAGCTGACCCTGCCGCGGCGGATGGCCGATTTCACCGAGGATGCGCGGGTTCAAGTCAAGCGCGCGGTGGAAGCGCACAGGGCGCATTTCGGGGGGGCCCCGCGCGGAATGTGGCCGTCCGAGGGCGCCGTGAGCCCCGAGGTGCCGCCGCTAGCCCGCGAGGCGGGCATTCAGTGGCTCGCCACGGACGAGGGCATCCTCTGTCGCAGTCTCGGTTGCGCCCTTCACCGCGATTCGAGCGGCCTGCTGGCGGAATGGCCCCAGCTTTACCAACCGTACCGCACTGCGGCCGGCGGCGCCGACATCGCGATCATCTTCCGCGACCGCGTGCTGTCGGACCTGATCGGCTTCCAGTACTATCACCGGCCCCCTCAGGAAGCCGCGCGGGATTTCGTCGGACGCCTCCTGGCCATCCGGAGGGCGGCGGACGGCAAAGACACGCTGGTGGCCGTGATCCTGGATGGCGAGAACGCCTGGGAGTATTACCGCAACAGTGGAGAGGACTTCCTGCACGAGCTCTACTCTCTCCTGGGCGGCACGCCCGGGATTCGGCCGCTCACCGTTTCTGAAGCTCTCGAGGCCCTCCCGCCGCGTGCGACTCTGCCCCGCCTGTTCCCCGGCTCGTGGATCAACAGCGACTTCGGCGTCTGGATCGGCCACGCGGAGGACCGCAGAGCCTGGGAACTGCTGGCGGCGGCCCGCGACTTTCTCGCCGCCCGTTCCGCGGCAGCTCCCGACACGCCCGGCCTCGCGGCAGCCTGGGAGGAACTCTACGTGGCCGAAGGCAGCGACTGGTTCTGGTGGTACGGCGACGATCGATCGTCGCTTCAGGACGCGGAGTTCGACCGCCTCTTCCGCCAGCACCTCGCCAACATCTACCGGCTCCTCGGCGAGCGAGTGCCCGACGAGCTGGCAGAGCCGATCTCGCAGCCGCATGCCCTCCTCTTCAGGCAGCCGACCGCATTCATTCGGCCAGCGGTGGACGGCAGCGGCGGGGGCTTCTTCGACTGGGCTGGGGCGGGCCTCTACACGCGGACTCACGACTTCGGCGTGATGCAGAAGGGGACCCCCGACGTCATCCAGCGCATCCATTTCGGCTTCGACGAGCGCGAGTTCTACCTGCGCCTTGACTTCGTGGCCGATCTGCTGCAGAATCTCCACGGGCCGGCGCGGGTGCTCCTGTGCTTCAGCGAGCCGCGGGACCTGAACGTCGAGGTCGGCGTCCTCGGGTCACCCCCCCTGCGAGTCCGCCTCGACGGACACGACGCCCCAGAGTGCCGCGCCGCGCAGCGCGAGGTGCTCGAGGTCGCCTGCCCCTTTGACGCCCTCGGGTTCCGGCCGCGCGAGCCGGTGCGTTTTCACGTGCGGCTGATGTCCGACGGCGTCCTGGTGGAGCGCGCGCCGCGAGCCGGCGTGCTGGCGTTCGAAGTGCCGACACCAGACTTCGAACGAGAGATGTGGCAGGCATGA
- the galT gene encoding galactose-1-phosphate uridylyltransferase gives MPELRKDPIMGRWVIIATERAKRPTDFHGEPPEPAPSFCPFCEGNEDKTPPEIIAYRAAGTAPNRPGWRLRVVPNKFPALQIEGNLDKRGVGLYDRMNGVGAHEVIIETPQHATTLTALGQPQIQDVLWAYRDRLADLKRDVRFTYGMVFKNVGKTAGASLEHTHSQLIVLPTVPRTVADEMRGGRAFYDYRGRCIFCDIVSQELEDGDRVVLDTEKFLAYEPYAARFPFETWILPKQHMAHYEEIAKLGTEELAYCLRMTLAKIEKALNMPAYNYIIHTSPFDVGAIDYYHWHIEIIPRLTKVAGFEWGTGFYINPVPPETAAEFLRNIEP, from the coding sequence ATGCCAGAGCTTCGCAAGGATCCGATCATGGGCCGGTGGGTGATCATCGCCACCGAGCGGGCGAAACGCCCGACGGACTTCCACGGCGAACCCCCCGAGCCCGCACCAAGCTTCTGCCCCTTCTGCGAGGGCAATGAAGACAAGACGCCTCCCGAGATCATCGCCTACCGCGCGGCCGGAACGGCGCCCAACCGCCCCGGCTGGCGCCTGCGCGTCGTGCCCAACAAATTCCCCGCCCTCCAGATCGAGGGCAACCTCGACAAGCGCGGCGTGGGCCTCTATGACCGGATGAACGGGGTGGGCGCGCACGAGGTGATCATCGAGACGCCCCAGCACGCCACCACCCTCACCGCGCTCGGCCAGCCGCAGATCCAGGACGTGTTGTGGGCCTACCGCGATCGCCTGGCGGACCTCAAGCGCGACGTTCGCTTCACGTATGGCATGGTCTTCAAGAACGTGGGCAAGACGGCGGGCGCCTCGCTGGAGCACACCCACTCGCAACTCATCGTGCTGCCCACGGTGCCTCGCACCGTGGCCGACGAGATGCGCGGCGGCAGGGCCTTCTACGACTACCGGGGTCGCTGCATCTTCTGCGACATCGTGAGCCAGGAGCTCGAGGATGGCGACCGCGTGGTGCTCGACACCGAAAAGTTCCTCGCCTACGAGCCGTACGCCGCGCGGTTTCCTTTCGAGACCTGGATACTCCCGAAACAGCACATGGCGCACTACGAGGAGATCGCCAAGCTCGGCACTGAGGAACTGGCGTACTGCCTGCGGATGACGCTGGCCAAGATCGAGAAGGCGCTGAACATGCCGGCGTACAATTACATCATCCACACCTCGCCCTTCGATGTAGGCGCCATTGATTACTACCACTGGCACATCGAGATCATCCCGCGGCTCACCAAGGTGGCGGGTTTTGAGTGGGGCACGGGCTTCTACATCAACCCCGTGCCACCGGAGACCGCGGCGGAGTTCCTGCGTAACATCGAGCCCTGA
- a CDS encoding class I SAM-dependent methyltransferase — protein sequence MEPQGQAHEGIVPRAAARGELLRRYAGHGLTSLFCWLRYWHSNIPGIEAHIPLEGTILDLGCGHGVLSNYLAIRSPRRRVIGFDLSPQRIAVARAAALPNAEFHCQDIFRSQPLPCRAIVVADVLHHLHSIAEGDELVARCVERLPLHGTLIVKEIGKRPLWKYLCTRPVDTLFYRGRVHFRSPAQFEGLFGRLGLDATFVPLHAWRPLSHVMYVCRKHGS from the coding sequence GTGGAACCGCAAGGCCAGGCTCACGAGGGGATCGTGCCCCGGGCAGCGGCGCGAGGCGAACTGCTCCGACGCTACGCGGGGCATGGGCTCACGAGCCTCTTCTGCTGGCTTCGCTACTGGCACTCGAACATTCCGGGCATCGAGGCCCACATCCCGCTCGAGGGCACCATTCTCGACCTCGGCTGTGGCCACGGCGTGCTGTCCAACTACCTGGCCATCCGTAGCCCGCGGCGCCGCGTGATCGGCTTCGACTTGTCGCCGCAGCGCATCGCGGTGGCCCGCGCGGCGGCCCTTCCCAACGCCGAGTTCCACTGCCAGGACATCTTCCGGTCGCAGCCCCTCCCCTGCCGCGCGATCGTCGTCGCCGATGTGCTGCACCATCTCCATTCGATTGCGGAAGGCGATGAGCTGGTGGCGCGCTGTGTCGAGCGGCTCCCTCTGCACGGCACACTGATCGTGAAGGAAATCGGCAAACGTCCACTGTGGAAATACTTATGCACACGCCCCGTAGACACCCTCTTCTACCGCGGCAGGGTCCACTTCCGCTCTCCGGCGCAGTTCGAGGGCCTTTTCGGCCGCCTCGGCCTCGATGCCACCTTCGTTCCCCTTCACGCCTGGCGCCCGCTCTCCCACGTCATGTATGTCTGTCGAAAGCACGGTTCCTGA